The Fortiea contorta PCC 7126 genome has a segment encoding these proteins:
- a CDS encoding zinc-dependent metalloprotease, whose product MHKLTFYVLLLQGLFLGITTANAKSQPMKVVKTDLAHQQTEMVRVSQSAKELLGISTKKVASTPGKTPKQVWVLNQNQQVEHQAFDWVVENPQQAGKQPFLQAKKPTSKPDEKPKPSSDKPPKKDDLEPFEEVVKDTDKTEGLFTLYRQKDKNKIYLEIQPEQLNKNYLATSTLESGIGEQGIYSGMPLQDFLFYFKRVDNNLHFVVRNVNFRTREGDPQARSLARSFSDSVLYTIPIKSIHAERKTLLIDLGDLLLTDLAGLSLSLGVTASTEQSYFGNAQAFPQNVEIESVLNFSGGGAGANNPESEMLSFATLPDGRGFTLRVHYSLSQLPTSNYQPRLADERVGYFITAYQDLTKDDQGDPFVRYINRWHLEKQDPQAAISAPKKPIVFWIDNAVPFEYRDAIKEGVLMWNQAFLKAGFKNAIEVRQMPDDAKWNPADIRYNTIRWINTVDGFFAMGPSRVNPLTGEILDADILVDASLVRLLKNEYRQIVQPSQVRSSLSALMQNQQICSPGQPQSKQKPWWSRLSRLASEYDLCYSMEAGRQFALGSVAMSLLQDAPPTQDQLKAYIHQQIRLIIAHEVGHTLGLRHNFRGSTLLPPEQLNSKDITNSKGLTTSVMDYLPPNIAPQGTPQGDYFPNVVGPYDEWAIKYGYTPIPTPSPQAAKPILAEIAAQSEQPELSYSTDEDRSDLDPTANAWDNSNNVLVYSQWQLNNSLVMWERLNKRYPIEGESYSDVSNRFVTILFNYFQHLFYTTKYIGGQSFYRIQPGSNFNSQRRLPFAAVPVEQQREALKTLQKYVFAEDAFNFSPELLNKLAPSRWRHWGSYPAIGRLDFPIHDLVLSLQSEVLHTLLSSDRLTRLKDIELKNNSEKALSIPELFNTLQEGIWTEVLKPKGNSLKISSLRRGLQREYLNLLTAMVLRQEAVPEDARTIAWYKIRQLRDRLGSVSANDEYTKAHLLETRDRIEKVLNAPIPGS is encoded by the coding sequence ATGCATAAACTAACGTTTTATGTCCTCTTATTGCAAGGTTTATTTTTAGGAATAACAACCGCTAACGCCAAGTCACAGCCCATGAAGGTGGTAAAAACTGATTTAGCTCACCAACAGACAGAGATGGTACGTGTGAGCCAGTCAGCGAAGGAATTATTAGGTATTTCTACTAAAAAGGTTGCCTCAACGCCGGGAAAAACGCCCAAACAAGTTTGGGTGCTGAATCAAAATCAACAAGTAGAACACCAAGCTTTTGATTGGGTAGTAGAAAATCCGCAACAAGCAGGAAAGCAACCATTTTTGCAAGCAAAAAAACCCACCAGCAAACCTGATGAAAAGCCTAAACCCAGTAGTGACAAACCACCCAAAAAGGATGATTTAGAACCATTTGAAGAAGTGGTGAAAGACACAGACAAAACTGAGGGTTTATTTACACTTTATCGCCAAAAAGACAAGAATAAAATTTATTTAGAAATTCAACCAGAACAACTGAATAAAAATTACCTAGCCACCTCAACTTTAGAATCGGGGATAGGTGAGCAAGGAATTTATAGCGGTATGCCTTTGCAAGATTTCCTATTTTATTTCAAACGAGTAGACAATAATCTGCATTTTGTTGTCCGCAATGTCAATTTTCGCACCAGAGAAGGCGATCCACAAGCGCGATCGCTCGCTCGCTCTTTTAGTGATTCTGTGCTCTACACTATCCCCATCAAAAGTATTCATGCAGAACGAAAAACCCTCTTAATTGACTTAGGTGATTTACTCCTAACCGATTTAGCAGGTTTATCTTTAAGTTTAGGTGTCACCGCTAGCACAGAACAATCTTATTTTGGTAACGCGCAAGCTTTTCCACAAAACGTAGAAATTGAATCAGTATTGAATTTTTCTGGTGGAGGTGCTGGTGCTAACAATCCTGAAAGCGAAATGCTCAGTTTTGCTACCTTACCTGATGGTCGCGGTTTCACTCTCCGTGTTCATTACAGTCTTTCTCAACTCCCCACCAGTAATTACCAGCCACGCCTAGCTGATGAGCGTGTCGGCTATTTTATCACTGCATATCAAGACCTCACCAAAGACGATCAAGGCGATCCCTTTGTCCGTTATATCAATCGTTGGCACTTAGAAAAGCAAGACCCCCAAGCAGCAATTTCCGCCCCCAAAAAACCAATTGTTTTCTGGATTGATAATGCTGTTCCTTTTGAATACCGCGACGCCATTAAAGAAGGCGTTTTAATGTGGAACCAAGCTTTTTTAAAAGCCGGATTCAAAAATGCAATTGAAGTCCGTCAAATGCCAGATGATGCTAAATGGAATCCAGCCGATATCCGCTACAATACAATCCGCTGGATTAACACCGTTGATGGTTTCTTTGCAATGGGGCCATCCCGCGTCAATCCCTTGACTGGGGAAATTTTGGATGCAGATATTTTAGTAGACGCGAGTTTAGTTCGCTTGCTCAAAAATGAATATCGCCAAATTGTCCAACCCAGCCAAGTCCGTAGTTCTTTGTCAGCTTTGATGCAAAATCAGCAAATTTGCAGCCCTGGTCAACCCCAGTCTAAGCAAAAGCCTTGGTGGAGTCGTTTGTCTAGATTGGCTAGTGAATATGACTTGTGCTACAGCATGGAAGCTGGTCGTCAGTTCGCCTTGGGTTCGGTAGCGATGTCGCTTTTGCAAGACGCTCCCCCGACCCAAGACCAATTGAAAGCATATATCCATCAACAAATACGTTTAATTATTGCTCATGAAGTTGGTCATACCCTGGGGTTACGCCATAACTTCCGTGGTAGTACCTTGCTACCACCAGAGCAGTTGAATAGTAAAGACATCACTAACAGCAAGGGTTTAACTACTTCGGTGATGGATTATCTCCCTCCGAATATTGCTCCCCAAGGTACGCCCCAAGGTGATTATTTTCCCAATGTTGTAGGGCCCTATGACGAATGGGCGATTAAATATGGGTACACACCAATTCCCACACCCAGCCCCCAAGCTGCTAAACCTATATTGGCAGAAATTGCCGCGCAATCGGAACAGCCAGAGTTGAGTTACTCCACAGATGAGGATCGGTCAGACCTCGATCCCACTGCTAATGCTTGGGATAACAGTAACAATGTGCTGGTTTATTCACAGTGGCAATTAAATAATTCTCTGGTAATGTGGGAGCGGCTGAATAAGCGTTATCCTATTGAGGGTGAGAGTTACAGCGATGTCAGTAACCGATTTGTCACCATTTTGTTTAACTATTTTCAACATCTTTTTTATACAACAAAATACATTGGTGGTCAGTCTTTCTACCGTATTCAACCTGGTAGTAACTTCAACTCTCAACGTCGCTTACCATTTGCAGCCGTACCTGTGGAACAACAAAGAGAGGCTTTGAAGACGTTGCAAAAATATGTATTTGCGGAAGATGCGTTCAATTTTTCACCAGAATTGTTGAATAAATTAGCACCTTCTCGCTGGCGACATTGGGGGAGTTATCCGGCGATTGGGCGTTTGGATTTTCCTATCCATGATTTAGTGCTGTCTTTGCAGAGTGAGGTATTACACACTTTACTGTCCAGCGATCGCCTGACTCGCCTCAAGGATATTGAATTGAAGAATAACTCAGAAAAAGCACTGAGCATTCCGGAGTTATTTAATACCTTACAAGAAGGAATTTGGACAGAAGTGCTCAAACCCAAAGGAAATTCCTTAAAGATTTCCAGTCTGCGGCGCGGTTTACAGCGAGAATACCTAAATCTGTTGACGGCGATGGTGTTGCGACAAGAAGCCGTCCCAGAAGATGCGCGGACAATAGCTTGGTATAAAATTCGACAATTACGCGACAGATTAGGGTCAGTTAGTGCCAATGATGAGTATACCAAAGCGCATTTGTTGGAAACACGCGATCGCATTGAGAAAGTCTTGAACGCGCCCATACCAGGGAGTTAG
- a CDS encoding pentapeptide repeat-containing protein: protein MTQLSQVWQYLRNYMQGTCSEEIPQKTSLAVEGNFTSGNIIPEPDKILKTTVDHLSGSSLVQRLQKSLEEWTKPSGGKLQTNNKQISRIRIGDRQLDEEIYDVLGNGALTTEIVAEVMNLLIAGKKFRPVQLYQCLEDFYRRWCEGEFIDAVPSDNLPQKKMLRMRAQGIVIGLRQVDIYAGLNVLILLLELHRHAQEQNELQPQINFYPSTQPDTESFFTSQLLRIINYSDAIEIGNFSSIVGEFLKGGNFQGVYLGDANLTGANFSGANLSNAYLGDANFTGVNFSGANLSGANFGDANLSGANLSHANLSSADLSSANLSGANLSSANLSRANLSHANLSSADLNRADLSSADLSSVNLKDANLNRADLSHINLFGANLSDANLSGVNLNHGDLCRADLSGADLSNAVLNGTNLSDTILFNTNLRNAILTAADLSYAKLNGSKLNFARLNGTMFLGADLSGVDLSGVILNDADLSGVILNDADLSGADLSNAVLFGTDLSYANLNRANLSRSNLSGALLNGADLSQSDMSYAILGGADMSDANLEKMNWGEKQQWEGVRGLETALNVPEALKAELGLDHL from the coding sequence ATGACGCAATTATCTCAGGTTTGGCAGTATTTGAGAAATTACATGCAGGGTACATGCTCAGAAGAAATACCGCAGAAAACATCTTTGGCAGTGGAAGGAAACTTCACTTCAGGAAACATAATTCCGGAGCCTGATAAAATTCTTAAAACTACAGTAGATCATTTATCCGGCTCCTCACTGGTACAAAGACTACAAAAAAGCTTGGAAGAATGGACAAAACCCAGTGGTGGGAAACTGCAGACAAACAACAAGCAGATCAGTAGAATCCGTATAGGCGATCGCCAACTTGATGAAGAGATTTATGATGTCCTAGGTAACGGCGCCCTCACCACGGAAATTGTCGCCGAAGTCATGAACTTACTGATTGCGGGGAAAAAATTTCGTCCAGTGCAGTTATACCAATGCTTAGAAGACTTTTATCGCCGCTGGTGTGAGGGAGAATTCATCGACGCTGTGCCCAGTGACAATTTACCTCAGAAAAAAATGCTCCGCATGAGAGCGCAAGGAATTGTCATCGGACTTAGACAAGTAGATATATACGCAGGACTAAATGTATTAATTTTATTATTGGAGTTACATCGCCACGCCCAAGAACAAAACGAACTCCAGCCACAAATTAACTTCTATCCCTCCACACAACCGGACACAGAAAGTTTCTTCACCTCCCAACTACTCCGGATCATCAACTACAGCGATGCGATAGAAATTGGTAACTTTAGTAGTATTGTCGGGGAATTCCTCAAAGGTGGCAACTTTCAGGGTGTTTACTTAGGAGATGCTAATCTCACAGGTGCTAATTTTAGCGGTGCAAATCTCAGCAATGCTTATTTAGGAGATGCTAATTTTACAGGCGTTAACTTTAGCGGAGCTAACCTATCAGGTGCAAACTTTGGTGATGCGAATCTCAGTGGCGCCAACCTCAGCCACGCGAACCTTAGCAGCGCCGACCTCAGCAGCGCTAACCTCAGTGGCGCTAACCTCAGCAGTGCGAACCTCAGCCGCGCCAACCTCAGCCATGCGAACCTCAGCAGCGCCGACCTCAACCGCGCCGACCTCAGCAGCGCCGACCTCAGCAGCGTTAATCTCAAAGACGCCAATCTCAACCGCGCCGACCTCAGTCATATCAACCTCTTTGGTGCTAACCTTAGTGACGCCAACCTCAGCGGCGTCAATCTCAACCATGGTGATTTGTGTCGCGCTGACCTCAGTGGGGCTGACCTGAGTAACGCTGTCCTCAACGGTACAAATCTCAGTGACACAATTTTATTTAATACCAACTTGAGAAATGCTATTCTTACCGCCGCTGACCTCAGCTATGCAAAACTTAACGGTTCCAAGCTCAACTTTGCCAGACTTAACGGCACTATGTTTTTAGGTGCTGACTTGAGTGGAGTAGACCTCAGCGGCGTGATTCTCAACGACGCCGACCTTAGCGGTGTGATTCTCAACGACGCCGACCTCAGCGGTGCAGACCTCAGTAATGCAGTGCTTTTTGGTACAGACTTGAGCTATGCTAACCTCAACAGAGCTAACCTTAGTCGTAGCAACCTCAGCGGCGCCCTGCTCAATGGCGCTGACCTGAGTCAGAGTGATATGAGCTACGCTATTTTGGGCGGGGCGGATATGAGTGACGCTAATTTAGAAAAAATGAATTGGGGTGAAAAGCAACAGTGGGAAGGGGTGCGGGGATTGGAGACAGCGCTAAATGTTCCTGAAGCTTTGAAAGCCGAATTGGGGTTGGATCATTTGTGA
- a CDS encoding acyltransferase family protein gives MRLTSLDVFRGLTIAGMILVNMVGVAEDKYPSLDHAEWNGCTPTDLVFPFFLFIVGVAMTFSLSKYTEGNEPNSTVYGRIFRRAAILFALGLLLNGFWNKGLWTFDFSSIRLMGVLQRISLSYLLASVAVLNLPRKGQWILAAALLIGYWLLMMYVPVPGYGAGVLTREGNLGAYVDRLIIPKAHLYKGDGFNFMGDPEGLFSTIPAVVSVLAGYFSGQWIRSQPVRSRTSLGLALFGIGCLIIGWAWGWTFPINKKLWTSSYVVFSSGWALLLLAACYELIEVRLIRRWSQPFKIMGLNAIALFVASVLLIKVLAKTNIGTGENAQSIYNWLYQNVFATWAGTYNGSLLFALATVLFWWMVAVLMYRQHWFIKV, from the coding sequence ATGCGCCTAACTTCTCTTGATGTCTTTCGCGGTCTCACCATTGCGGGGATGATTCTTGTCAATATGGTGGGAGTTGCTGAGGATAAATATCCGTCTTTAGATCATGCTGAATGGAACGGTTGCACACCCACAGATTTGGTATTTCCGTTTTTCCTGTTCATTGTGGGTGTGGCAATGACTTTCTCTTTATCCAAATACACTGAAGGTAACGAACCTAATTCTACCGTTTACGGGCGAATTTTCCGCCGCGCAGCGATTCTCTTCGCTTTAGGTTTATTACTCAACGGCTTTTGGAATAAAGGTTTGTGGACTTTTGATTTCAGTAGTATTCGGTTGATGGGAGTGTTACAGCGGATCAGCTTGAGTTACCTGTTGGCATCTGTTGCCGTACTCAATTTACCACGCAAAGGACAATGGATACTAGCTGCAGCGCTACTGATTGGTTACTGGTTGTTGATGATGTATGTACCTGTTCCCGGTTATGGTGCGGGGGTGTTGACGCGGGAAGGAAATTTAGGCGCTTACGTTGACCGCTTAATCATACCCAAAGCCCACCTGTATAAAGGAGACGGTTTCAACTTCATGGGAGATCCAGAGGGATTGTTTAGCACAATTCCCGCCGTAGTCAGCGTCCTGGCTGGCTATTTTAGTGGACAATGGATACGCAGCCAACCAGTGCGATCGCGCACAAGTTTAGGATTAGCATTATTTGGTATTGGTTGCCTAATTATCGGTTGGGCTTGGGGATGGACATTTCCGATTAATAAAAAGTTGTGGACAAGTTCTTATGTCGTCTTCAGCAGTGGTTGGGCTTTGTTACTGCTAGCTGCTTGCTACGAACTCATCGAAGTGCGGCTGATCCGGCGCTGGAGTCAACCATTTAAAATTATGGGATTAAATGCGATCGCTCTTTTTGTCGCTTCTGTGTTACTAATTAAAGTCTTAGCAAAAACCAACATCGGCACAGGTGAAAATGCCCAAAGTATTTACAATTGGCTTTACCAAAATGTTTTTGCTACTTGGGCGGGTACATACAACGGTTCACTGTTATTCGCCTTAGCCACCGTTTTATTTTGGTGGATGGTTGCTGTTCTCATGTACCGACAACACTGGTTTATTAAGGTTTAA
- a CDS encoding peroxiredoxin, whose product MAIKVGDTAPDFNLPAQDGSTVSLNQFRGKNAVVLYFYPKDDTPGCTAQSCAFRDQYEVFKSAGAEVIGVSGDSSESHQKFAAKYNLPFTLLSDKGDRIRKLYGATAAFGLFPGRVTYVIDKEGVVQYVFDSMFNFQGHVQEALTRLQALAK is encoded by the coding sequence ATGGCAATTAAAGTAGGCGATACTGCACCTGATTTCAATTTACCTGCTCAAGATGGCTCCACAGTCAGTCTGAATCAATTTCGCGGTAAAAATGCTGTGGTGCTCTATTTTTATCCCAAGGATGACACCCCAGGATGTACAGCCCAATCCTGTGCTTTTCGTGATCAATATGAGGTGTTTAAGTCTGCTGGGGCTGAGGTGATTGGCGTTAGCGGTGATTCTAGCGAATCGCATCAAAAATTTGCAGCCAAATACAACTTACCTTTTACTCTGTTGAGTGACAAGGGCGATCGCATCCGCAAGCTTTATGGCGCCACTGCGGCTTTTGGTTTATTCCCTGGGAGAGTTACCTATGTGATTGACAAAGAGGGAGTTGTGCAATACGTGTTTGACTCCATGTTTAATTTTCAAGGCCACGTTCAGGAGGCTTTGACAAGGTTACAGGCGTTGGCGAAGTAA
- the hpf gene encoding ribosome hibernation-promoting factor, HPF/YfiA family, with translation MKLVIHGKNIEITDAIREYVHQKIEKAVNHFQNITNEVDVHLSVARNPRINPKQAAEVTIYANGSVIRAEESSENLYASIDLVADKIARQLRKYKERRQDKITQAQPTTEAVVPETAATDLIGDRTPELPNEVVRTKYFSMPPMTLAAALEQLQLVGHDFYMFHNAETGEINVIYERNHGGYGVIQPRHNNGHTNGHSNGKNAKASHPNIILPEKSHANKP, from the coding sequence ATGAAGCTTGTCATCCACGGCAAAAATATTGAAATTACCGATGCGATTCGGGAGTACGTGCATCAAAAAATAGAAAAAGCAGTTAATCATTTTCAGAACATTACGAATGAAGTTGATGTTCACCTCAGCGTAGCCCGCAATCCCCGGATTAATCCCAAACAAGCGGCTGAAGTTACTATCTACGCTAATGGTAGCGTGATTCGTGCCGAGGAAAGCAGCGAAAACCTATACGCAAGTATTGACTTGGTGGCAGATAAAATTGCCCGACAATTGCGTAAATATAAAGAAAGACGACAAGATAAAATCACTCAAGCCCAACCAACAACCGAAGCCGTAGTTCCAGAGACAGCAGCGACAGATTTAATCGGCGATCGCACCCCTGAACTGCCAAACGAGGTCGTCCGCACTAAATACTTTTCCATGCCACCCATGACTCTAGCAGCAGCCTTAGAACAACTGCAATTGGTAGGGCATGACTTCTACATGTTCCATAACGCCGAAACTGGAGAAATTAACGTTATTTATGAACGTAACCACGGCGGTTATGGCGTCATTCAACCCCGCCATAACAACGGTCACACCAACGGTCATAGCAACGGCAAAAACGCTAAAGCTTCCCACCCTAACATCATCTTACCGGAAAAATCACACGCAAATAAACCCTAA
- the lipB gene encoding lipoyl(octanoyl) transferase LipB produces MIRSTESKKYNCLLYNEELIAYAEALEWQRSLFEDRRQNPHLDDVLILLEHPSVYTLGQGASLEFLKFNLDEVSHQVHRVERGGEVTYHCPGQLVGYPILNLQRYRQDLHWYLRQLEEILIRVLAVYGLRGERFPPFTGVWLEGRKIAAIGIKVSRWITMHGFALNVCPDMTGFQQIVPCGITDKAVSSLAEWIPGITCQEVRSHVSNCFAEVFGVEFIDAQRE; encoded by the coding sequence ATGATCCGTAGTACTGAGTCTAAAAAATACAATTGTTTACTATATAACGAAGAACTGATAGCATATGCAGAGGCGCTGGAATGGCAGCGATCGCTATTTGAAGATCGGCGACAAAATCCCCATCTGGATGATGTATTAATTTTGCTGGAACATCCAAGCGTCTATACCCTAGGACAAGGCGCGAGTCTGGAATTCCTCAAATTTAACCTTGACGAGGTTTCTCATCAGGTACACAGAGTTGAAAGAGGCGGCGAAGTCACATATCATTGTCCTGGTCAGTTGGTGGGGTATCCAATTTTAAATCTGCAACGATATCGCCAAGATTTACATTGGTATTTACGGCAATTGGAAGAAATCTTAATTCGCGTCTTGGCTGTTTATGGGCTACGGGGAGAACGGTTTCCACCTTTTACTGGCGTCTGGTTAGAAGGGCGCAAAATTGCAGCCATAGGAATTAAAGTCAGCCGTTGGATTACTATGCATGGTTTTGCACTCAATGTTTGTCCGGATATGACTGGCTTTCAACAAATTGTTCCCTGTGGAATCACTGATAAGGCTGTAAGCAGTTTAGCAGAATGGATTCCCGGTATTACTTGTCAAGAGGTACGTTCTCATGTGTCAAATTGCTTTGCAGAGGTGTTTGGCGTAGAGTTCATCGATGCACAACGTGAATAA
- a CDS encoding ABC transporter permease subunit (The N-terminal region of this protein, as described by TIGR01726, is a three transmembrane segment that identifies a subfamily of ABC transporter permease subunits, which specificities that include histidine, arginine, glutamine, glutamate, L-cystine (sic), the opines (in Agrobacterium) octopine and nopaline, etc.), with product MNICKLSNWQWGIEHSQNFPSPHFQSREFNFGNWWRWCLVVSLCCLFLGGCSFQPSNVKSLRIATEPTFPPFEFQGTGGELQGFSIDLMSAVAKAANFQVDFQSLPFDGIIPALRAKTVDAAISSITITEERAKIIAFSRPYIKAGLAIAIRTDNQNITNFASLANQKIAVQIGTTGAKKAQEIPGAKISTFDSAFLALQELLNGNVDAVINDAPVTLYAINTGNLRGIKVVQQLLTEEFYGIATAKNSPYLTLINQSLTNVFKNKTYTQTYQKWFKDTPPDLPETVLNQNQTGAEIPGIFTSIKLIFNSFPTLFQGVLVTLQLTISSGLIGLIAGSLIGIFRLSPIISVRWLTRAYVDFFRGTPLLVQIFMIYFGIPAIAQELGFTLTFDRWVAGVLALSLNSTAYIAEIVRAGIQSIEIGQTEAAKSLGLNPLQIMRLVIFPQAIRRMIPPLSNEFISLLKDTSLVAVIGFEELFRKGQLIVADNYRAFEIYTAVAIIYLCLTLLSSQAFSRLETWMHPQKKQG from the coding sequence GTGAATATCTGTAAATTAAGTAATTGGCAATGGGGAATAGAGCATAGTCAAAATTTTCCATCGCCTCATTTCCAGAGCAGGGAATTTAATTTTGGGAATTGGTGGCGTTGGTGTTTGGTTGTCAGCTTATGTTGTTTATTCTTAGGTGGTTGTAGTTTTCAACCTAGTAACGTAAAAAGTCTGCGAATTGCGACTGAACCGACTTTTCCACCCTTTGAGTTTCAAGGGACTGGTGGTGAATTGCAGGGTTTTTCTATTGATTTGATGTCTGCAGTAGCCAAGGCGGCTAACTTTCAGGTAGACTTTCAAAGTCTGCCTTTTGATGGTATTATCCCCGCTTTACGAGCTAAAACAGTAGATGCAGCAATTAGTTCCATAACCATCACTGAAGAGAGGGCGAAAATAATTGCGTTTTCTCGTCCTTATATTAAAGCAGGTTTAGCGATCGCTATTCGCACCGATAATCAAAATATTACTAATTTCGCTAGCCTAGCAAATCAAAAAATCGCCGTCCAAATTGGTACAACTGGTGCTAAAAAAGCCCAAGAAATTCCTGGTGCAAAAATTAGTACTTTCGATTCAGCATTTTTAGCTTTGCAAGAACTACTCAATGGAAATGTAGATGCAGTAATTAATGATGCGCCAGTGACATTATACGCAATTAATACAGGTAATCTTCGAGGTATTAAAGTTGTACAACAATTGCTTACAGAAGAATTTTATGGAATTGCAACTGCCAAAAATTCACCATATTTAACTTTAATTAATCAAAGCTTGACCAATGTATTTAAAAATAAAACTTACACACAAACTTATCAAAAGTGGTTTAAAGATACACCACCAGATTTACCAGAAACAGTTTTAAATCAAAATCAAACTGGAGCAGAAATTCCAGGAATATTTACCTCAATTAAACTAATTTTTAATTCCTTTCCAACTCTTTTCCAAGGAGTTTTAGTCACACTACAACTGACAATATCTTCTGGATTAATCGGTTTAATTGCAGGTTCCTTAATTGGGATATTCCGCCTTTCTCCCATTATCTCCGTGCGTTGGTTAACCAGAGCTTATGTAGATTTCTTTCGCGGAACCCCTTTACTAGTACAGATTTTTATGATTTACTTTGGAATCCCAGCGATCGCGCAAGAATTAGGTTTCACCTTGACCTTTGACCGCTGGGTAGCTGGAGTATTAGCGTTAAGTTTAAATAGCACCGCTTACATTGCAGAAATTGTCCGCGCCGGAATTCAATCTATAGAAATTGGACAAACAGAAGCTGCAAAATCATTAGGTTTAAATCCTCTCCAAATTATGCGACTTGTAATTTTTCCCCAAGCCATAAGACGCATGATACCCCCATTAAGCAATGAATTTATTAGCTTATTGAAAGATACCAGCTTAGTTGCTGTCATCGGTTTTGAAGAACTGTTTCGCAAAGGACAGCTAATAGTCGCCGATAACTATCGCGCCTTTGAAATTTACACCGCTGTCGCCATAATTTATCTCTGTTTAACTTTACTTTCCTCTCAAGCATTTAGTCGTTTAGAAACCTGGATGCATCCCCAGAAAAAACAAGGATGA
- a CDS encoding tetratricopeptide repeat protein has translation MSDEFYNRGLAKARQKDYAGAIEEFNQALQLTPYFPEAYLQRGLVYYDSGAILQAVSDYTEALRLNPECVEAYYSRALARIALKNLPGALEDVDRTIRLRPHYAPAYSLRGIVRRKQGDIQDAIANFKIAAELYLAQKDKENCRLCMESIQQLKPVEKSAISQPKSASVTINSTNEYFTQLLDKAEKGDTQAAIADLNWVLQADPKDAQAYCCRGVVRCKMGNYREAIADFNQALQLNFQDAIVYRNRGKARSFLGDHQGAIADFNQALQIQPQDVLVYVARGNTQRLSGNYLSAIQDYTHALQINPHEAQAYYNRGIAYTLLEEMQQAIADYQKAASIFCEQEDWENYQLVTNSLEKIHKSIPESRNQKYNLLRQKLLRLVGGQWEIAQRLIQQKKDYYPGMLEEWYLQKVIAELEGDRL, from the coding sequence ATGAGTGATGAATTCTACAACCGGGGATTAGCAAAGGCTAGACAAAAGGATTATGCTGGAGCTATTGAGGAGTTTAACCAGGCTTTGCAGTTGACGCCATACTTTCCGGAGGCTTATCTGCAAAGAGGTCTGGTGTATTATGACTCTGGAGCAATTTTGCAGGCTGTTTCCGATTATACTGAAGCTCTGAGGCTCAATCCTGAGTGTGTGGAAGCTTATTATTCTCGCGCTTTAGCGAGGATAGCTTTGAAAAATCTACCAGGAGCACTGGAAGATGTTGATCGGACTATTCGTCTGCGTCCTCATTATGCTCCAGCTTATAGTCTGCGGGGAATTGTCCGGCGCAAACAGGGTGATATTCAAGATGCGATCGCTAATTTTAAAATAGCCGCAGAGTTATATCTGGCGCAAAAAGATAAGGAAAATTGTCGTCTGTGTATGGAAAGTATTCAGCAGCTAAAACCTGTGGAAAAATCTGCGATTTCTCAGCCTAAATCTGCAAGTGTCACCATTAATTCCACAAACGAATATTTTACGCAACTATTAGATAAGGCGGAAAAAGGAGATACGCAAGCGGCGATCGCAGATTTAAATTGGGTATTACAAGCTGATCCAAAAGACGCTCAAGCCTATTGCTGTCGGGGGGTGGTGCGGTGCAAAATGGGGAATTATCGAGAAGCGATCGCGGATTTTAACCAAGCGCTACAGTTGAATTTTCAAGATGCGATCGTCTACCGCAACCGTGGTAAAGCTCGTTCGTTTTTAGGCGATCATCAAGGGGCGATCGCAGATTTTAATCAAGCGCTACAAATTCAACCCCAGGATGTTTTAGTTTATGTGGCTAGGGGTAACACTCAACGATTAAGCGGTAATTATCTCAGCGCTATTCAAGATTACACCCATGCTCTGCAAATTAATCCCCATGAGGCTCAAGCTTACTACAATCGTGGCATTGCTTACACTCTTTTAGAAGAAATGCAACAGGCGATCGCTGATTATCAAAAAGCTGCGAGTATTTTTTGTGAACAAGAAGACTGGGAAAATTATCAACTAGTTACTAATAGTCTTGAAAAAATTCACAAATCTATTCCTGAATCTAGAAACCAAAAATATAATCTGTTGCGACAAAAATTATTACGCTTAGTTGGGGGACAATGGGAAATTGCTCAAAGGTTAATTCAGCAGAAAAAAGATTATTATCCTGGGATGTTGGAAGAATGGTATTTGCAAAAAGTGATTGCGGAGTTAGAGGGCGATCGCTTGTAG